The DNA window ATATTGCCAGAAATGAAAAAGTAGGTGGACCAAAGGATATTGAGTCTTTATTTTCCATTGAGGAAATTACATCTGATTTCCCCGATTTTGATATTATAGAGCTTAAAGAAATGGAAATCGAACTTAATGAAGGCTTATTCCATAACGGCACCGGCTCTGTCATTCGTTTTGTGGGACAAAAGCAATAAATGTAAAAGATCAGATGTAAGTAAGTCTGATCTTTTCCATTTCAGATCCATTGAAAAAGGTACAACTTCAGCTTTACGGAATAGTATTTGGACTTTATATACAAATTAAATGCTATGCCAGAAGGTCCCTCCATACTTTTAATGAAAGAAAACCTGCTGCCATTTGTTGGAAAACAAGTAACAGAAGCTTCAGGTAATGCCAAGTTTGATAAAGAAATCTTTATTGGTCAAACACTTCTTGAAATACGCACTTTCGGAAAGCAAACCTATCTTATATTTGACAATGCAGCGATCAGGATTCACCTTTTGATGTTTGGTTCATACAGTATTGACGAACAAACCAAACCAGATCAAAGTCTACGTCTTGCCTTAATTTTCTCAACAGGCGGAATGTATTTTTATACCTGTTCGGTAAAATCTGTCGACCTCGAATTTTTATCTTCCATTGATTGGGAAGCCGATGTAATGAGTGACCAATGGAATCCCGCAAAGGCTAAAAAGAAATTGAAAGCCAATCCGGAAATGATGGTTTGTGATGCATTAATGGATCAGAATATATTTTCCGGTGTCGGTAATATTATTAAAAATGAAGTACTCTTCAGAATTGGTGTACAACCTGAAAGCTTACTTGGAAATCTGCCTCCTCAAAAAATAAAATCACTTATCGCAGAAGCAAGAAATTATAGTTTTGATTTTCTGGAATGGAAAAGAGAGTTTACCTTAAAAAAACATTGGTTGGTTCATACGAAATCTACCTGCCCTATTTGCGGACAAAAACTCATTAAAAAACAAACAGGCAAAGGAAAAA is part of the Chryseobacterium lactis genome and encodes:
- a CDS encoding DNA-formamidopyrimidine glycosylase family protein; this translates as MPEGPSILLMKENLLPFVGKQVTEASGNAKFDKEIFIGQTLLEIRTFGKQTYLIFDNAAIRIHLLMFGSYSIDEQTKPDQSLRLALIFSTGGMYFYTCSVKSVDLEFLSSIDWEADVMSDQWNPAKAKKKLKANPEMMVCDALMDQNIFSGVGNIIKNEVLFRIGVQPESLLGNLPPQKIKSLIAEARNYSFDFLEWKREFTLKKHWLVHTKSTCPICGQKLIKKQTGKGKRRSFYCEKDQTLY